A stretch of Carya illinoinensis cultivar Pawnee chromosome 14, C.illinoinensisPawnee_v1, whole genome shotgun sequence DNA encodes these proteins:
- the LOC122294879 gene encoding WUSCHEL-related homeobox 3-like, producing MPPATSPRWCPTPEQIMILEEMYRSGIRTPNSSQIQKITAHLSFYGKIEGKNVFYWFQNHKARDRQKLRRKLGKQLQQQQLHYYNHEQLNQQNQLFLGYPDNHQSHGSSALQQLSYENSISFLPQGGSRGVGSSHASKQATQYITWKQVDIPDQMDEIDNSKMTTYDHDWNKEIMGKMDPIFSPRCPTSLQTLQLFPVTATNLKEECMTTSKHL from the exons ATGCCCCCAGCAACTTCACCAAGATGGTGCCCAACCCCAGAGCAAATCATGATCCTGGAAGAGATGTATAGGAGTGGGATTAGAACTCCCAATTCTTCTCAGATTCAAAAGATCACCGCCCACCTCTCTTTCTATGGTAAGATTGAAGGCAAGAATGTCTTCTACTGGTTTCAGAACCACAAGGCAAGAGACAGACAGAAACTCAGAAGGAAACTCGGTAAGCAACTGCAGCAACAGCAACTCCATTATTATAATCATGAGCAGCTTAATCAGCAAAACCAACTCTTTCTTGGCTACCCTGATAATCATCAGTCTCATGGTTCTTCTGCTCTTCAACAACTTTCCTATGAAAACTCAATTAGCTTTCTTCCTCAG GGAGGAAGCCGAGGTGTAGGTAGTAGTCATGCATCAAAACAAGCGACGCAATATATAACGTGGAAGCAGGTAGATATCCCTGATCAGATGGACGAGATAGACAACTCAAAGATGACAACTTACGACCATGATTGGAATAAGGAGATCATGGGGAAAATGGATCCAATATTTTCCCCACGTTGCCCTACTTCCCTCCAGACTCTTCAACTCTTCCCTGTTACAGCCACCAATCTCAAGGAAGAGTGCATGACCACATCCAAGCATCTCTAG